From Nitrobacter sp. NHB1, a single genomic window includes:
- the metE gene encoding 5-methyltetrahydropteroyltriglutamate--homocysteine S-methyltransferase — MSVSSLPVATLGTPRIGPRRELKTALESYWSGKSNETALLEAAAGLRAVNWARQKSLGVTVIPSNDFTLYDHVLDTSVMVGAIPEIYGWKSGPVPLATYFAMARGAQGGDHDPSCAHGHHGDGDVHGAPAQEMTKWFDTNYHYMVPEFSKGQRFALSSLKAIDEYREAKALGYQTRPVLLGPVTYLKFGKSKDANFDSLSLLPDLLPVYIDVLKRLAAEGADWVQLDEPCLVLDLDDATRDALRKTYEQVARALPNLKIMLTTYFGGIGDNLDTTLSLSVAGLHLDLVRAPEQLEPIAAKAAQDLVLSLGVIDGRNIWRANLPALLDRLEPVVARRGIDRVQIAPSCSLLHVPIDVSLETDLDAELKSWLAFSVQKMSELATLGEALAKGRDSVGDALEASANAAAARKTSPKVHDTRVTARIAAITPDMTRRKSVFAGRAKLQHERFGLPSFPTTTIGSFPQTAEVRKARSAHAKGMMSDADYEKFLQDETARTIRWQEDIGLDVLVHGEFERNDMVQYFGEQLSGFAFTKHGWVQSYGSRCVRPPILFGDVSRPEPMTVGWWKYAQSLTAKPMKGMLTGPVTILNWSFVRDDVPRSVACRQIALAIRDEVADLETASASMIQIDEAALREGLPLRRSEWKTYLDWAVECFRLCASGVADATQIHTHMCYSEFNDIIDAIAAMDADVISIETSRSRMELLDAFKDYKYPNEIGPGVYDIHSPRVPAVDEMTGLLKLARQRLSDGQLWINPDCGLKTRKWEEVRPALVNMVEAARLMR; from the coding sequence GTGTCTGTTTCCTCTCTTCCTGTCGCTACGCTCGGCACGCCGCGCATCGGTCCGCGCCGCGAACTGAAAACCGCGCTCGAAAGCTACTGGTCGGGCAAGTCCAACGAAACCGCGCTGCTTGAAGCGGCGGCCGGATTGCGCGCCGTGAACTGGGCGCGCCAGAAGTCGCTCGGCGTCACCGTCATTCCGTCGAACGATTTCACGCTCTACGACCATGTGCTCGACACCAGCGTCATGGTCGGCGCGATACCGGAGATCTACGGATGGAAAAGCGGGCCGGTGCCGCTCGCAACCTATTTCGCGATGGCGCGCGGCGCCCAGGGTGGAGATCACGATCCATCCTGCGCGCATGGCCATCATGGCGACGGTGACGTTCATGGCGCGCCGGCGCAGGAGATGACCAAGTGGTTCGACACCAACTACCACTACATGGTTCCTGAATTCAGCAAGGGCCAGCGCTTTGCGCTCTCCTCGCTCAAGGCGATTGATGAATATCGCGAGGCCAAGGCGCTCGGCTACCAGACCCGGCCAGTGCTGCTCGGCCCCGTCACCTATCTGAAATTCGGCAAGAGCAAGGACGCGAATTTCGATTCCCTGTCTCTACTTCCCGATCTGCTACCGGTCTATATCGACGTGCTCAAGCGCCTTGCCGCAGAGGGAGCCGACTGGGTGCAGCTCGACGAGCCCTGTCTCGTTCTCGATCTCGATGATGCGACCCGCGATGCGCTGCGCAAGACTTATGAGCAGGTCGCGCGCGCTTTGCCTAACCTGAAGATCATGCTGACCACTTATTTTGGCGGCATCGGTGACAATCTCGATACCACCCTCTCGCTGTCGGTCGCCGGCCTACACCTCGATCTTGTTCGCGCTCCCGAGCAGCTTGAGCCCATCGCGGCAAAGGCGGCGCAAGATCTGGTTCTGTCGCTCGGCGTCATCGATGGCCGCAACATCTGGCGCGCCAACCTGCCGGCGCTGCTTGACCGGCTCGAACCCGTGGTCGCCAGGCGTGGCATCGACCGTGTGCAGATCGCGCCGTCCTGCTCGCTCCTGCACGTGCCGATCGACGTGTCGCTGGAGACCGACCTCGATGCGGAGCTGAAGAGCTGGCTTGCGTTTTCGGTGCAGAAGATGAGCGAGCTGGCAACGCTCGGTGAAGCTCTCGCCAAAGGCCGCGACTCGGTCGGCGATGCGCTGGAAGCCTCCGCAAACGCCGCGGCGGCGCGCAAGACATCGCCGAAGGTCCATGACACCAGAGTTACAGCACGGATCGCAGCCATCACGCCTGACATGACCAGGCGCAAGAGCGTCTTCGCAGGTCGCGCCAAGTTGCAGCACGAGCGCTTCGGCCTCCCGTCGTTCCCGACGACCACGATCGGCTCGTTCCCGCAGACCGCCGAGGTCCGCAAGGCGCGTTCGGCGCACGCCAAAGGCATGATGAGCGATGCCGACTATGAGAAGTTCCTGCAGGACGAGACGGCCCGAACCATCCGCTGGCAGGAAGACATCGGCCTCGACGTGCTCGTGCATGGCGAGTTCGAGCGCAACGACATGGTTCAGTATTTCGGCGAACAGCTTTCCGGATTCGCCTTCACCAAGCACGGCTGGGTTCAGAGCTACGGCTCGCGCTGCGTCCGCCCGCCGATCCTGTTCGGCGACGTGTCCAGGCCCGAGCCGATGACCGTCGGCTGGTGGAAATACGCGCAATCGCTGACCGCGAAACCGATGAAGGGGATGCTCACCGGCCCCGTCACCATTCTCAACTGGTCCTTCGTGCGCGATGACGTGCCGCGCAGCGTTGCCTGCCGGCAGATCGCGCTCGCGATCCGTGACGAGGTCGCTGACCTGGAAACGGCCAGCGCATCCATGATCCAGATCGACGAGGCCGCGCTGCGCGAGGGGCTGCCGCTGCGCCGTTCCGAATGGAAGACGTATCTCGACTGGGCCGTGGAGTGTTTCCGTCTGTGCGCGAGCGGCGTCGCTGACGCGACCCAGATCCACACCCACATGTGCTATTCGGAGTTCAACGACATCATCGATGCGATCGCGGCGATGGATGCCGACGTCATCTCGATCGAGACGTCGCGCTCCAGGATGGAGCTTCTCGACGCCTTCAAGGATTACAAATATCCCAACGAGATCGGTCCCGGCGTCTACGACATCCACTCTCCGCGCGTGCCGGCGGTCGACGAGATGACCGGCCTGCTCAAACTTGCGCGCCAGCGCCTGTCCGACGGCCAGCTCTGGATCAATCCGGATTGCGGACTGAAGACCCGCAAGTGGGAGGAGGTCAGGCCGGCGCTCGTCAACATGGTGGAGGCGGCGAGACTGATGCGTTAG
- the dusA gene encoding tRNA dihydrouridine(20/20a) synthase DusA, with amino-acid sequence MLPNQSHRFSVAPMMDWTDRHCRVFHRLLTRRARLYTEMLTTGAVIHGARDRLLGFSDIEHPVALQLGGSHPGDLTAAARIGEDFGYDEINLNVGCPSDRVKDGRFGACLMAEPDVVAEAVHAMKRAVSVPVTVKCRIGIDDQDSETGLDGFARKVAAAGVDALIVHARKAWLQGLSPKENRNIPPLDYDRIYRLKASLPDLPVIVNGGIGGISEAKQHLAHGDGVMLGRAAYQDPWRLLKVDSELFGEAALHATMKRALEAMIPYIEDQLASGVRLHSITRHLVGAFHGAPGARAFRRYLAENGVKADAGVDVLREAMALVDEPAVSSIAA; translated from the coding sequence ATGCTGCCGAATCAATCGCATAGATTTTCCGTCGCGCCCATGATGGATTGGACCGATCGGCATTGCCGGGTGTTCCATCGCCTGCTCACGCGTCGTGCGCGGCTCTACACCGAGATGCTCACGACCGGCGCGGTGATCCATGGCGCGCGCGACCGTTTGCTTGGGTTCAGTGATATCGAGCATCCGGTCGCGCTCCAGCTCGGCGGATCGCATCCGGGCGATCTCACGGCGGCCGCGCGCATCGGTGAGGATTTCGGCTACGACGAAATCAATCTGAACGTCGGCTGTCCGTCCGACCGGGTGAAGGATGGCCGGTTCGGCGCCTGCCTGATGGCCGAGCCGGATGTCGTTGCCGAGGCCGTTCACGCCATGAAACGCGCGGTGTCCGTTCCGGTCACCGTGAAATGCCGGATCGGGATCGACGATCAGGATTCCGAAACCGGCCTCGACGGCTTCGCGCGCAAGGTGGCGGCGGCCGGCGTCGATGCCCTGATCGTCCATGCGCGAAAAGCGTGGCTCCAGGGATTATCTCCGAAGGAGAACCGGAATATTCCGCCGCTGGACTATGACAGGATTTACCGGTTGAAAGCGTCGCTTCCCGATCTGCCCGTGATCGTCAACGGCGGCATCGGCGGGATTTCAGAAGCGAAACAACATCTGGCGCATGGCGATGGCGTCATGCTGGGCCGCGCCGCCTATCAGGATCCATGGCGGTTGCTGAAGGTCGATTCCGAACTGTTCGGCGAGGCGGCACTGCACGCCACGATGAAGCGCGCGCTCGAGGCCATGATACCTTACATCGAGGATCAACTTGCAAGCGGCGTGCGATTGCATTCCATCACCCGGCATCTTGTCGGCGCGTTTCATGGCGCGCCGGGGGCGCGGGCGTTTCGGCGCTATCTCGCCGAGAACGGCGTGAAGGCCGATGCTGGCGTCGATGTCTTGCGGGAGGCGATGGCGCTGGTGGATGAACCTGCGGTGTCGTCCATCGCGGCATGA
- a CDS encoding ABC transporter ATP-binding protein: MSTKPAVKEPLLDVRSVSAGYGGMPVLHDVTLTVYPAEIVALVGSNGAGKTTLLRTLSRVLSATGGIVMNSQDLMPMTSDQVFAAGLVQVPEGRQLFDRMSVQDNLLMGAFRRTDKAAVARDLDRMYALFPRMAERRRQLAGSMSGGEQQMCAMARGLMAAPIVLMIDEMSLGLAPVIVEQLMDVLTTIRDEGVTVLLVEQDVNLALSTADRGYVMETGSIVHSGPAKQLIDDPEVQRAYLGL, translated from the coding sequence ATGAGCACAAAGCCAGCGGTCAAGGAGCCTCTGCTTGACGTCCGCTCGGTCAGCGCGGGCTATGGCGGGATGCCGGTCTTGCACGACGTCACCCTGACTGTCTATCCGGCCGAGATCGTGGCGCTGGTCGGCAGCAACGGCGCCGGCAAGACCACCTTGCTGCGCACGCTGTCGCGCGTGCTTTCCGCCACCGGCGGCATCGTCATGAACAGCCAAGATCTGATGCCGATGACGTCCGATCAGGTCTTTGCGGCCGGTCTGGTTCAGGTTCCGGAAGGCCGCCAGTTGTTCGACCGCATGAGCGTCCAGGACAACTTGCTGATGGGCGCCTTCAGGCGAACCGACAAAGCTGCCGTCGCACGCGACCTCGACAGGATGTATGCGCTGTTTCCGCGCATGGCGGAACGCCGCCGGCAGCTCGCCGGAAGCATGTCGGGCGGAGAGCAGCAAATGTGCGCGATGGCGCGAGGCCTGATGGCGGCGCCGATCGTGCTGATGATCGACGAGATGAGCCTGGGATTGGCACCCGTCATCGTCGAACAGTTGATGGATGTCCTGACCACGATCCGCGACGAAGGCGTAACGGTGCTGCTGGTCGAACAGGACGTCAATCTGGCGCTATCGACGGCCGACCGGGGTTACGTGATGGAAACCGGCAGCATCGTTCATAGCGGCCCCGCCAAACAGCTCATCGACGACCCGGAAGTACAGCGCGCCTATCTCGGACTTTGA